The following proteins are co-located in the Triticum aestivum cultivar Chinese Spring chromosome 1A, IWGSC CS RefSeq v2.1, whole genome shotgun sequence genome:
- the LOC123163022 gene encoding putative xyloglucan glycosyltransferase 10, which translates to MAPWNNLWAGRAAIAGSNAYRDMPVIVKMENPNWSISEINGGSDNGEDFLARVGGQRRRVKNTKQITWVFRLKAHRAAGCLAWLTSAVVALGDAARRRVVAGRTDSDATDGECEDVAERAPTSRRSRFYTLIKACLMMSIFLLVVELAAYSNGKGNLVVFINSFNASWIRFRAAYVAPPLQLLADACVVLFLVQSVDRLFQSLGCFYILIKRIKPKPLSPALSDAEDPNVGYYPMVLVQIPMCNEKEVYQQSIAAVCNLDWPRSNFLVQVLDDSDDVATQALIKDEVEKWRHSGAHIVYRHRVLREGYKAGNLKSAMSCSYVKDYEYVAIFDADFQPYPDFLKRTVPHFKDNEDLGLVQARWSFVNKDENLLTRLQNINLCFHFEVEQQVNGVFINFFGFNGTAGVWRIKAVEDSGGWMERTTVEDMDIAVRAHLKGWKFVFLNDVECQCELPESYEAYRKQQHRWHSGPMQLFRLCLPDIIRCKIVFWKKANLIFLFFLLRKLILPFYSFTLFCIILPMTMFVPEAELPNWVVCYIPVLMSFLNIVPTPKSFPFIIPYLLFENTMSVTKFNAMISGLFQLGSTYEWVVTKKSGRSLEGDLISLAPKGLEQLKYRSVPAINLAIKEQSKAKKESKKYNRIYKKELAMSLLLLSAAARSLLSKQGIHFYFLLFQGISFLLVGLDLIGQDIK; encoded by the exons ATGGCACCATGGAACAACTTGTGGGCTGGCAGGGCCGCCATTGCCGGCAGCAATGCCTACCGCGACATGCCGGTCATTGTCAAGATGGAGAACCCCAACTGGTCTATTTCAGAGATTAACGGTGGCAGTGACAACGGCGAGGACTTCTTGGCCCGAGTAGGCGGGCAAAGGCGAAGAGTGAAGAACACGAAGCAGATCACATGGGTGTTTCGTCTCAAGGCCCACCGTGCCGCTGGTTGCCTAGCGTGGCTCACATCCGCCGTGGTTGCGCTGGGCGACGCTGCACGCCGCCGTGTTGTGGCCGGCCGGACGGACTCTGACGCCACTGATGGGGAATGTGAGGATGTGGCGGAACGGGCTCCCACTTCGAGGCGGTCTCGGTTCTACACGCTTATCAAGGCTTGCCTCATGATGTCCATATTTCTCCTTGTTGTCGAGCTCGCCGCCTACTCCAACGGCAAGGGGAACCTCGTTGTCTTCATCAATTCTTTCAATGCGTCGTGGATACGCTTTCGTGCCGCCTACGTTGCCCCACCGCTCCAGCTCCTCGCCGATGCATGTGTGGTGCTCTTCCTAGTCCAGAGTGTCGACCGCCTCTTCCAGAGCCTCGGTTGCTTCTACATTCTCATCAAACGCATCAAGCCTAAGCCTCTCTCTCCAGCACTGTCTGATGCAGAGGACCCCAATGTCGGCTATTACCCCATGGTGCTCGTACAAATACCAATGTGCAATGAGAAAGAG GTGTATCAGCAGTCGATTGCAGCAGTCTGCAATTTAGATTGGCCGAGGTCCAACTTTCTTGTGCAGGTGCTGGACGACTCCGATGACGTGGCAACGCAGGCATTGATCAAAGATGAGGTGGAGAAGTGGAGGCACAGTGGTGCACACATTGTGTACCGACATCGTGTCCTTAGGGAGGGCTACAAGGCAGGTAACCTCAAGTCGGCGATGAGTTGCAGTTATGTGAAGGACTACGAGTATGTCGCCATCTTTGATGCCGACTTCCAGCCATACCCCGATTTCTTGAAGCGCACTGTGCCGCATTTTAAG GACAACGAGGATCTGGGTCTTGTCCAAGCCAGATGGTCATTTGTGAACAAAGATGAGAACCTATTGACACGGTTGCAGAACATTAACCTATGCTTCCACTTTGAGGTGGAGCAACAGGTGAATGGTGTGTTCATCAACTTCTTTGGGTTCAATGGCACAGCTGGGGTGTGGAGGATCAAGGCTGTGGAGGACTCAGGAGGGTGGATGGAACGAACAACGGTGGAAGACATGGACATTGCTGTTCGTGCACACCTAAAGGGCTGGAAGTTTGTCTTTCTGAATGATGTTGAG TGCCAATGCGAATTACCAGAGTCATACGAGGCTTACCGCAAGCAACAACACCGGTGGCATTCGGGGCCGATGCAATTGTTTAGGCTATGCTTGCCAGATATCATTAGATGCAAG ATTGTCTTCTGGAAGAAGGCCAAcctaatattccttttcttcttgcTACGCAAGCTCATCTTGCCTTTTTATTCCTTCACACTCTTCTGCATTATCCTCCCAATGACAATGTTTGTGCCTGAAGCTGAGCTTCCCAATTGGGTCGTCTGTTACATCCCAGTGTTAATGTCATTCCTAAACATTGTCCCTACACCGAAATCGTTCCCGTTTATCATCCCATACCTGCTCTTCGAGAACACCATGTCTGTTACCAAGTTCAATGCCATGATCTCTGGACTGTTCCAGCTAGGAAGTACATATGAGTGGGTCGTCACCAAGAAGTCTGGTCGATCATTGGAGGGTGATCTCATTTCCTTGGCGCCCAAGGGGTTGGAGCAACTAAAATATCGCTCAGTGCCAGCCATCAACCTAGCAATCAAGGAGCAATCGAAGGCCAAAAAGGAATCCAAGAAGTACAACCGAATATATAAGAAGGAGCTTGCCATGTCACTACTCCTCCTGTCCGCCGCCGCTCGCAGCTTACTATCAAAGCAAGGGATTCACTTCTATTTCCTGTTGTTCCAAGGCATCTCCTTTTTGCTTGTGGGACTCGATCTCATAGGTCAGGACATCAAATAA